In Deltaproteobacteria bacterium, a genomic segment contains:
- the argH gene encoding argininosuccinate lyase, translating into MGTTRKPWGGRFNLNTDGIVEKYTASIDYDKRLYPYDIEGSVAHCRMLAKQGIIANEEADQIIEALGRIHREMDKGEFKFDVGLEDIHMNIESRLIDLLGPLGQKLHTARSRNDQVALDLRLYLKEAVETCSQMLKELCKALVIQARNNLELVLPGYTHLQRAQPVLLAHHLLAYVEMFSRDLDRLRGCARRMNVLPLGSAALAGTPFPIDREYTAKLLGFDGVSRNSIDAVSDRDFVAEFLFDMSMIMMHTSRLAEELVLWSTKEFDFVEMSDAHTTGSSIMPQKKNPDVAELARGKTGRVYGALVSVLTVMKGLPLSYNRDMQEDKEPVFDASDTVTATLSVLVQVIKGLKFNGDRMFQATQSGFLTATDLADYLVRKGFPFRRAHHVVGEMVQYAVNRGKELYELELSELREFSRSIEEDVYRVLDVSSSLETRNVHGGTSPVRVRRELERFEKELWDDDSQP; encoded by the coding sequence GTGGGGACAACCAGAAAGCCCTGGGGGGGCAGATTCAACCTGAATACCGACGGCATCGTCGAGAAGTACACGGCTTCGATTGATTACGATAAGCGTCTGTACCCCTACGATATCGAGGGGAGCGTGGCGCACTGCCGAATGCTGGCCAAACAGGGCATTATTGCGAACGAAGAGGCGGATCAGATTATCGAAGCCCTCGGGCGAATACACCGGGAAATGGACAAAGGGGAGTTCAAGTTCGACGTGGGTCTCGAAGACATCCACATGAATATCGAGTCTCGACTGATCGATCTGCTCGGGCCCCTAGGACAGAAGCTTCATACCGCCAGAAGTCGCAACGATCAGGTAGCGTTGGATCTCAGGTTGTATCTGAAAGAAGCTGTTGAAACCTGCTCTCAAATGTTGAAGGAATTGTGTAAGGCATTGGTGATACAGGCGAGGAACAATCTCGAGCTGGTGTTGCCCGGATACACGCATCTGCAGAGAGCGCAGCCGGTGCTCCTGGCCCACCATCTGCTGGCCTATGTGGAGATGTTTTCTCGCGATCTGGACCGCCTGAGAGGGTGTGCGCGGAGAATGAACGTACTTCCCCTTGGAAGTGCGGCCCTGGCGGGAACGCCATTTCCCATCGACCGGGAATATACGGCCAAATTACTGGGCTTTGACGGCGTCTCGCGGAACAGCATCGACGCCGTAAGTGATCGGGACTTTGTGGCGGAGTTTCTATTCGACATGTCCATGATCATGATGCATACTAGTCGCCTGGCGGAAGAACTCGTGCTCTGGAGCACAAAGGAATTCGATTTTGTGGAGATGTCCGACGCGCATACCACGGGAAGTTCGATCATGCCACAAAAGAAGAATCCCGATGTGGCGGAACTGGCCCGAGGAAAGACCGGCCGGGTCTATGGAGCCCTGGTGTCCGTGCTCACCGTGATGAAAGGATTACCCCTGTCCTACAATCGGGACATGCAGGAAGACAAAGAGCCGGTTTTTGACGCATCCGATACGGTGACTGCTACTCTTTCCGTGCTTGTTCAGGTCATCAAAGGCCTGAAGTTCAATGGCGATCGGATGTTTCAGGCCACTCAAAGCGGTTTTCTGACGGCCACGGACCTGGCGGATTACCTGGTTCGGAAGGGATTCCCCTTCCGGAGGGCGCATCATGTTGTGGGAGAGATGGTGCAGTATGCCGTGAATCGGGGCAAAGAACTGTATGAACTGGAACTTTCCGAGCTGCGAGAGTTTTCGAGAAGCATAGAGGAAGACGTGTACCGAGTGCTGGACGTAAGCAGCTCACTCGAAACACGCAACGTCCATGGAGGCACGTCTCCCGTACGCGTACGCCGGGAGCTGGAGCGATTCGAGAAGGAATTATGGGACGACGACTCGCAGCCTTGA